Proteins co-encoded in one Rhopalosiphum maidis isolate BTI-1 chromosome 2, ASM367621v3, whole genome shotgun sequence genomic window:
- the LOC113554087 gene encoding CCAAT/enhancer-binding protein, with amino-acid sequence MNSPQMYDTAPQPHAHQPHHQLSQQELAMAAKKAQLGQLKNRYDISELSTPEISLDLQNLIDDSQFSEGLFTEILQQGQVKLPNGTGGGRNGVNQNGFNSRTTLAYMPQPVHYESTPASAGGPIKEEPPESVEFRNQQQQQQQQQQQQQQQYLSNGQGGAFQTSPVSSNGSSSHLKAHHHNHHRKSSSGSNKSVDKNTDEYKRRRERNNIAVRKSREKAKIRSRETEEKVKLLVKENERLQKRIELLSEELNVLRSLFTNVGVLPEHLHRELNKHFDAYPHLQ; translated from the coding sequence ATGAACTCGCCGCAAATGTACGACACGGCACCGCAGCCGCACGCACATCAGCCACATCACCAGCTCAGCCAACAGGAACTGGCGATGGCCGCCAAGAAAGCACAGCTCGGGCAGCTCAAGAACAGGTACGACATATCGGAACTGTCCACGCCCGAGATATCGCTCGACCTGCAGAACCTCATCGACGACAGCCAGTTCAGCGAAGGGCTGTTCACGGAGATCCTGCAACAGGGCCAGGTCAAGTTGCCCAACGGCACCGGCGGCGGCCGGAACGGCGTCAACCAGAACGGTTTCAACTCGCGCACCACGCTCGCGTACATGCCGCAGCCGGTGCACTACGAGAGCACGCCGGCTTCCGCGGGCGGTCCCATCAAGGAGGAACCCCCGGAGTCCGTCGAGTTCCGGAAccagcagcaacagcaacagcagcaacagcagcagcagcaacaacagTACCTTAGCAACGGCCAGGGGGGTGCGTTCCAGACGTCTCCCGTGTCCAGCAACGGCAGTAGCTCGCATCTCAAGGCCCATCACCACAACCACCACCGGAAGTCGAGCTCCGGCAGCAACAAGTCGGTGGACAAGAACACGGACGAGTACAAGAGAAGGCGCGAACGGAACAACATAGCGGTCCGCAAGAGCCGGGAAAAGGCAAAGATCCGCAGTCGCGAGACCGAGGAGAAGGTCAAACTGTTGGTCAAAGAGAACGAGCGGCTGCAGAAGAGGATAGAGCTGCTCAGCGAGGAACTCAACGTGCTCAGGTCGCTATTCACCAACGTGGGCGTCCTGCCCGAACACCTCCATCGGGAGCTCAACAAACATTTCGACGCCTATCCACACTTGCAGTGA